One window of the Marmota flaviventris isolate mMarFla1 chromosome 2, mMarFla1.hap1, whole genome shotgun sequence genome contains the following:
- the Rpl36al gene encoding ribosomal protein eL42-like, with protein MVNVPKTRRTFCKKCGKHQPHKVTQYKKGKDSLYAQGKRRYDRKQSGYGGQTKPIFRKKAKTTKKIVLRLECVEPNCRSKRMLAIKRCKHFELGGDKKRKGQVIQF; from the coding sequence ATGGTCAATGTACCTAAAACTCGAAGGACTTTCTGTAAAAAGTGTGGCAAGCACCAGCCTCACAAAGTGACCCAGTATAAGAAGGGCAAGGATTCCCTTTACGCCCAAGGAAAGAGGCGCTATGATCGGAAGCAGAGTGGCTATGGTGGGCAGACAAAGCCAATTTTCCGCAAGAAGGCTAAAACCACGAAGAAGATTGTGCTAAGACTTGAATGCGTTGAACCAAACTGCAGGTCCAAGAGGATGCTGGCCATCAAGAGATGCAAGCATTTTGAACTGGGAGGAGACAAGAAGAGAAAGGGCCAAGTGATCcagttttaa
- the Mgat2 gene encoding alpha-1,6-mannosyl-glycoprotein 2-beta-N-acetylglucosaminyltransferase, protein MRFRIYKRKVLILMLVVAACGFVLWSSNGRQRKNEALAPPLLDVEPARGAGGRGGDHPAVSVGIRRVSNESAAPLVPAVPQPEADNLTLRYRSLVYQLNFDQTLRNVDKAGTWTPRELVLVVQVHNRPEYLRLLLDSLRKAQGIDNVLVIFSHDFWSTEINHLIAGVDFCPVLQVFFPFSIQLYPNEFPGSDPRDCPRDLQKNAALKLGCINAEYPDSFGHYREAKFSQTKHHWWWKLHFVWERVKVLRDYTGLILFLEEDHYLAPDFYHVFKKMWKLKEQECPECDVISLGTYTASRNFHGIADKVDVKTWKSTEHNMGLALTRDAYQKLIECTDTFCTYDDYNWDWTLQYLTVSCLPKFWKVLVPQAPRIFHAGDCGMHHKKTCRPSTQSAQIELLLNNNKQYMFPETLTISEKFTVVAISPPRKNGGWGDIRDHELCKSYRRLQ, encoded by the coding sequence ATGAGGTTCCGCATCTACAAACGGAAGGTGCTAATTCTGATGCTCGTGGTGGCAGCCTGCGGCTTCGTCCTCTGGAGCAGCAATGGGCGACAAAGGAAGAACGAAGCCCTTGCCCCGCCGTTGCTGGACGTCGAGCCCGCGCGGGGCGCGGGAGGCCGGGGTGGGGACCATCCCGCGGTGTCGGTGGGCATCCGCAGGGTTTCCAACGAGTCGGCGGCTCCACTGGTCCCCGCGGTCCCGCAGCCGGAGGCGGACAACCTTACGCTGCGATACCGGTCCCTCGTGTACCAGCTGAACTTTGATCAGACGCTGAGGAATGTAGATAAGGCTGGCACCTGGACCCCCCGGGAGCTGGTGCTGGTGGTCCAGGTGCATAACCGGCCGGAATACCTCAGACTGTTACTGGACTCACTTCGAAAAGCCCAGGGCATTGACAACGTCCTCGTCATTTTTAGCCATGACTTCTGGTCGACAGAGATCAATCATTTGATCGCTGGGGTGGATTTCTGCCCTGTTCTTCAGGTGTTCTTTCCTTTCAGCATTCAGTTGTACCCCAACGAGTTTCCGGGGAGTGATCCTAGAGATTGCCCTAGAGACCTGCAGAAGAATGCAGCTTTGAAATTGGGGTGTATTAATGCTGAGTATCCTGACTCCTTCGGCCATTACAGAGAGGCCAAATTCTCCCAAACCAAACATCATTGGTGGTGGAAGCTGCATTTCGTATGGGAAAGGGTCAAAGTTCTTCGAGATTATACTGGCCTTATACTCTTCCTAGAAGAGGACCACTACTTAGCTCCAGACTTTTACCATGTCTtcaaaaaaatgtggaaattgaAGGAGCAAGAGTGCCCTGAGTGTGATGTTATCTCACTGGGGACCTATACTGCCAGTCGTAATTTCCATGGCATTGCTGACAAGGTAGATGTGAAAACTTGGAAATCCACAGAGCACAATATGGGTTTAGCCTTGACCCGGGATGCATATCAGAAACTGATTGAGTGCACAGACACTTTCTGTACCTATGATGATTATAACTGGGACTGGACTCTTCAATATTTGACTGTATCTTGTCTTCCAAAATTCTGGAAAGTACTGGTTCCTCAAGCTCCTAGGATTTTTCATGCTGGAGACTGTGGAATGCATCACAAGAAAACATGTAGGCCTTCCACCCAGAGTGCCCAAATTGAGTTACTCTTAAATAATAACAAACAGTACATGTTTCCAGAAACTTTAACTATCAGTGAAAAGTTTACTGTGGTAGCTATTTCCCCACCTAGGAAAAATGGAGGGTGGGGAGATATTAGGGACCATGAACTCTGTAAAAGTTATAGAAGGCTGCagtga
- the Dnaaf2 gene encoding protein kintoun isoform X2, whose protein sequence is MRWRVCQRALGRRENSSRKSEVWFAPENKLSTKEPEISVSSNNAVIVLAKSPESHGRWREWYYGLNKDSLEEKLFINEENVNEFLEEVLCSAFIQKMPLSPPLIEVLQVTDEKIQIHAELQECGNLDQLQGKEKINEECHLTEKENVEHFTTSTTDSDSSIAVKALEINTCGSVAGFQQESLDVSQMLSGKSKQPEAKMEPTFIKEKGSTYSNEDKDNLKEPVITKEKELDGHHNLNKTIVHNIPDFDSIKETNMQDGTVQIIKDHVTHCAFTFQNSLLYDLD, encoded by the exons ATGAGGTGGCGTGTCTGTCAGCGCGcgctggggaggagagagaactcCAGCCGGAAGAGCGAGGTTTGG TTTGctccagaaaataaattaagtacCAAAGAACCCGAGATTAGCGTTTCTTCAAACAATGCAGTGATAGTACTGGCCAAATCTCCAGAGAGCCATGGACGTTGGCGAGAGTGGTACTATGGTTTGAACAAAGATTCTTTGGAG gAAAAGTTGtttattaatgaagaaaatgttaaTGAGTTTCTTGAAGAGGTCCTGTGCTCTGCATTCATACAGAAAATGCCCCTGTCCCCACCATTAATTGAAGTTCTTCAGGTTACTGATGAGAAGATTCAAATTCACGCAGAG TTACAAGAATGTGGTAATCTTGATCAGcttcaaggaaaggaaaaaatcaatGAAGAGTGTCAtctaactgaaaaagaaaatgtagaacatTTTACCACCTCTACAACTGATTCTGATTCATCTATAGCAGTTAAAGCACTAGAAATAAATACTTGTGGTTCAGTAGCAGGATTTCAACAAGAGTCTCTTGATGTTTCTCAAATGCTATCTGGAAAATCAAAGCAACCTGAAGCAAAAATGGAACCTACTTTTATTAAAGAGAAAGGTTCTACTTACTCAAATGAGGacaaagataatttaaaagaaccggtaataaccaaagaaaaagaattggaTGGACATCacaatttgaacaaaactatagTTCACAATATACCTGATTTTGATAGCATAAAAGAAACCAATATGCAAGATGGTACTGTGCAGATTATTAAAGATCATGTGACTCATTGTGCATTCACTTTTCAGAATTCTTTGCTATATGATTTGGATTAA
- the Dnaaf2 gene encoding protein kintoun isoform X3, producing the protein MPLSPPLIEVLQVTDEKIQIHAELQECGNLDQLQGKEKINEECHLTEKENVEHFTTSTTDSDSSIAVKALEINTCGSVAGFQQESLDVSQMLSGKSKQPEAKMEPTFIKEKGSTYSNEDKDNLKEPVITKEKELDGHHNLNKTIVHNIPDFDSIKETNMQDGTVQIIKDHVTHCAFTFQNSLLYDLD; encoded by the exons ATGCCCCTGTCCCCACCATTAATTGAAGTTCTTCAGGTTACTGATGAGAAGATTCAAATTCACGCAGAG TTACAAGAATGTGGTAATCTTGATCAGcttcaaggaaaggaaaaaatcaatGAAGAGTGTCAtctaactgaaaaagaaaatgtagaacatTTTACCACCTCTACAACTGATTCTGATTCATCTATAGCAGTTAAAGCACTAGAAATAAATACTTGTGGTTCAGTAGCAGGATTTCAACAAGAGTCTCTTGATGTTTCTCAAATGCTATCTGGAAAATCAAAGCAACCTGAAGCAAAAATGGAACCTACTTTTATTAAAGAGAAAGGTTCTACTTACTCAAATGAGGacaaagataatttaaaagaaccggtaataaccaaagaaaaagaattggaTGGACATCacaatttgaacaaaactatagTTCACAATATACCTGATTTTGATAGCATAAAAGAAACCAATATGCAAGATGGTACTGTGCAGATTATTAAAGATCATGTGACTCATTGTGCATTCACTTTTCAGAATTCTTTGCTATATGATTTGGATTAA
- the Dnaaf2 gene encoding protein kintoun isoform X1, producing MAKAAASSALEDLDLSGEEVQRLTSAFQDPEFRRMFSAYAEELNDPENRRRYEEEITALERERGVEVRFVHPEPGHVLRTSLDGALRCFVNVCSNELVGAPSSRPGPEDGGGAAMGSHWSLPYSLAPGREYAGRSGTRYKVYDVVFHPETLALARRNKRFCQMLDATALEAVEKQFGVKLDRRNAKTLKTKYKGTPEAAVLRTPLPGSARAPPNRKEDPLSDFPYPYRYPGTAQNSVGPGPQVPKPALETQQPAPTEPRCSVVQRHHVDLQDYRCSRDSAPSSVPHELVVTIELPLLRSAEQAALEVTGKLLCLDSRNPDYRLRFSLPYPVDDSRGKAQFNKARRQLVVTLPVAPFARRGPPAAPEESVGQSGTDGVACASASVGKAGSMEDPSPDTNGIQVVDAGIATPGAYEVACLSARAGEERELQPEERGLGRHSVSPPGLEEKSSPGAGSSPGDGGVCSPSISSLALDQESPVGRGSACGDISVETHEDLEGPGGEPSDPAMGGPGTESREPLCPPMQCNQDEESLTLLIQVPRIQPRSLQWNLNPLWYKLCFSTQNSVYSFFLQFAPENKLSTKEPEISVSSNNAVIVLAKSPESHGRWREWYYGLNKDSLEEKLFINEENVNEFLEEVLCSAFIQKMPLSPPLIEVLQVTDEKIQIHAELQECGNLDQLQGKEKINEECHLTEKENVEHFTTSTTDSDSSIAVKALEINTCGSVAGFQQESLDVSQMLSGKSKQPEAKMEPTFIKEKGSTYSNEDKDNLKEPVITKEKELDGHHNLNKTIVHNIPDFDSIKETNMQDGTVQIIKDHVTHCAFTFQNSLLYDLD from the exons ATGGCCAAAGCGGCAGCCTCCTCGGCGCTGGAAGATTTGGACCTGAGCGGAGAGGAGGTCCAGCGGCTCACCTCCGCCTTCCAGGATCCGGAGTTCCGGCGAATGTTCTCCGCGTACGCCGAGGAGCTCAATGACCCAGAGAACCGGCGGCGCTACGAGGAAGAGATCACCGCACTGGAGCGTGAGCGCGGAGTGGAGGTGCGGTTCGTGCACCCGGAGCCAGGCCACGTGCTGCGTACCAGCCTGGACGGGGCTCTGCGCTGCTTCGTGAATGTGTGCAGCAACGAGCTGGTGGGCGCGCCCAGCAGCCGGCCAGGCCCGGAGGACGGCGGTGGCGCGGCGATGGGTAGCCACTGGTCCCTGCCGTACAGCTTGGCGCCTGGCCGAGAGTACGCGGGGCGCAGCGGCACCCGCTACAAGGTTTACGATGTGGTGTTCCACCCAGAAACGCTGGCGCTGGCCCGGCGCAACAAGCGCTTCTGTCAGATGCTGGACGCCACGGCCCTGGAGGCAGTCGAGAAGCAGTTCGGCGTCAAGCTGGACCGGCGGAACGCCAAGACCCTGAAGACTAAATATAAGGGGACCCCAGAGGCTGCCGTGCTGCGCACGCCCCTTCCGGGGAGCGCCCGGGCCCCACCCAACAGGAAGGAGGATCCTCTCTCAGATTTTCCCTATCCCTACCGGTACCCAGGGACAGCCCAGAACTCCGTCGGCCCGGGGCCCCAGGTTCCCAAACCTGCGCTGGAGACTCAGCAGCCCGCCCCCACCGAGCCCCGCTGCAGCGTGGTGCAGCGCCACCACGTGGACCTTCAGGATTACCGGTGCTCCCGGGACTCGGCCCCGAGCTCGGTGCCGCACGAGCTGGTGGTCACCATCGAGCTGCCGCTGCTGCGCTCGGCTGAACAGGCGGCGCTGGAAGTGACGGGAAAGCTGTTGTGTCTTGACTCGAGGAACCCCGACTACCGGCTGCGGTTCTCGCTCCCCTACCCGGTGGACGACAGCCGTGGCAAGGCGCAGTTCAACAAGGCCCGGCGGCAGCTGGTGGTCACGCTACCAGTGGCGCCATTCGCGCGCCGCGGGCCCCCTGCGGCACCGGAAGAGTCGGTGGGCCAGTCCGGAACTGATGGCGTGGCCTGCGCTTCCGCTAGTGTGGGGAAAGCGGGCTCCATGGAGGACCCCAGCCCGGATACCAACGGGATCCAGGTGGTAGACGCTGGGATCGCCACCCCAGGTGCCTATGAGGTGGCGTGTCTGTCAGCGCGcgctggggaggagagagaactcCAGCCGGAAGAGCGAGGTTTGGGTAGGCACTCGGTGTCGCCGCCAGGCCTAGAGGAGAAGTCGTCCCCAGGAGCTGGGAGCTCACCTGGGGATGGTGGCGTATGCTCCCCTAGTATTTCATCCCTGGCCCTTGACCAGGAGTCTCCTGTAGGAAGAGGGAGTGCGTGCGGAGATATCAGTGTAGAGACACACGAGGACCTGGAGGGCCCGGGTGGCGAGCCTTCTGACCCAGCAATGGGTGGCCCCGGCACCGAGAGCAGGGAACCTTTGTGTCCTCCTATGCAGTGTAATCAAGATGAAGAATCCTTGACTCTGCTAATTCAAGTGCCCCGGATTCAGCCTCGAAGTCTTCAGTGGAATCTGAACCCCCTTTGGTACAAACTGTGCTTCTCCACACAAAACTCGGTTTATTCCTTCTTCTTGCAGTTTGctccagaaaataaattaagtacCAAAGAACCCGAGATTAGCGTTTCTTCAAACAATGCAGTGATAGTACTGGCCAAATCTCCAGAGAGCCATGGACGTTGGCGAGAGTGGTACTATGGTTTGAACAAAGATTCTTTGGAG gAAAAGTTGtttattaatgaagaaaatgttaaTGAGTTTCTTGAAGAGGTCCTGTGCTCTGCATTCATACAGAAAATGCCCCTGTCCCCACCATTAATTGAAGTTCTTCAGGTTACTGATGAGAAGATTCAAATTCACGCAGAG TTACAAGAATGTGGTAATCTTGATCAGcttcaaggaaaggaaaaaatcaatGAAGAGTGTCAtctaactgaaaaagaaaatgtagaacatTTTACCACCTCTACAACTGATTCTGATTCATCTATAGCAGTTAAAGCACTAGAAATAAATACTTGTGGTTCAGTAGCAGGATTTCAACAAGAGTCTCTTGATGTTTCTCAAATGCTATCTGGAAAATCAAAGCAACCTGAAGCAAAAATGGAACCTACTTTTATTAAAGAGAAAGGTTCTACTTACTCAAATGAGGacaaagataatttaaaagaaccggtaataaccaaagaaaaagaattggaTGGACATCacaatttgaacaaaactatagTTCACAATATACCTGATTTTGATAGCATAAAAGAAACCAATATGCAAGATGGTACTGTGCAGATTATTAAAGATCATGTGACTCATTGTGCATTCACTTTTCAGAATTCTTTGCTATATGATTTGGATTAA